TTGTAACAAACTACATTTACTCTCACAATCCTCCTAGTCCAAAGAAAATGCATACCAATACCATAGTATGATATCTGCTTAAGTACCCAAAAAAAGTGTTACTAAATCATAGAATATATATGTAGTAAATACAAAATTTATAGACAATTTCTATTGGTTATTGACATTTGTAGAAGATTGCCTCAATTTTGTCCTATGCTTTATTTTCAATACAACTCTTATAATGCATCTATAACTTTCAAATATTTTCCATATTCAAAAGTTTGGTAAACTTATAGATGGCATATTCTGGTAAGCAAATGCACACAATCATTGCACCATTGCTGCCACTAAGATTTGCCTTGCCTTCTGGTAAGAAAACACAAACTTGGGGCGTGGGAGTTAAATCAATAGGACCAGCATACACTGGCCGACCCCATCCAAAATCTGCAGACTCATAAAGAGAGAACCTTGTCCATTGAGTTATTGTCAACTTGCCTCCAAACTCTAACCTCCTTGGTCGACTTACCTCGACATAGTCAATAGTTGACCTTAGATACTCCTCTGAGATCCCCCGCCGAGCCTCACCTATTGAAAGCGCTGTTTCAACAAAACTCCCAGTGACAAGCTTTGAAACGGTGCTTGTGGTACATGCCACACAAACAACATTGCCATAAAAACCTTCTTTTAATGGGGTGTTCTTCAGTTTAGGTCGTGCATTAACTGAGAAAGTCAACCTGAGCTTGTAGTCCATTGGTCTAACGTCCAACGCTTTAACCCAAGATCTCCAAATATGAGCTGCCATGGCGTCGAAGGTAGAACAAAGTGAGCTCTCTCTTGTTTGAGCCAAAGTCTTGAGTCGAGATTGAAAACCATGGCTTATCCTGTAACACTTTTGAATAGCCTTGTCTTGAGAAATGGTCGTGGTGAGGCTCGAACCATCGTCGACTCTCATAAACTCAACGTGAGGGAATTTGATGAGAGGTGGTTCACGTGGTTTGAAGAACTCTCTGTCCCAACATGGCTCAGGATTTGTGACAAGTTTCCCTTTTTTTGCAGTTTCAGCCCATGAGTTTATGAATTGCATGGCTCCAACACCATCACAAAGGCAATGACAAAGTCTCAAACCAATACTGAATCCTCCGCAACTAAACTGGGTTACCTGAGCTATCACCAAAGGCATGTCTAGAACTTTGTAAGGCTCTTCATCAGGAAACCGAAAGATCAATGGTGTCCATGCTGGGTTTGGTACCGTGAGGTCACCTAATTGAGCCAAGGCCATTTCAGAGCGAGCCTCGACCATGAGAGCGCCTTGTTCTTGTCCAAAATAAACTTCTAGTTTTCCATTCTCAGTCTCTCGGAGTCTACCAGACAAAGGATAATAAGGAACTAGGACACTGGAAAGGGCACTACATAGAGTCTGCATTACTGGCTTGTTGTGATCTGATGGGTAGAAGTAGATTGTTGGAGTAAAAACGCGAGATCCAATCATGTCATCAAGATTGGAGAGGTATAGGGTTTGACCAAAAGTGACAGGGATAGGACCTGCAGGAAGTACTGGAGAGATGTGATGAATGGTGATGGGTATGTTGAGGTGAGGAAAATGGAGCTCTTGAACCCATGGAGGAGCCATGGAGTAGAGTCACGCCTGGGTATTGCATTTGTAGATGATGATGAGTGAAATATCTTTGAACATGCAAAGATAATTGGCTTAGGCTACATACAACGATTTTATATAAGTCGTGTTTGGTGAGAATTTGTTGGATGGTGTCAACATTCATGACCTCCAACTGCTTTATTTAGCCTTTGATTAATGAATTAACTACTCATGTCACGGTTTATCTGTCAGCGATTCTGTACCTTTGTATACAATTTATCAATCCTAAAATTCTTGTTCAGTGGCCGGAAAGATTACGGTAAACAACTGCTAGAACCCGGCAAAGTTATTGACTGAATTTTCCCAATCCTTCAAGTCAATTGGCATACTGaataatgaatatatatatatagctttacattataaaatacatcacccaccaatttttttattttacatcaaCTTCTTTACATTTCCAAACCAAGAAAATTTTATTTGAAACATGTGTTATACAAATGTAGAGTAGTTAGGTGAAAGTTTTATAAAATGAAAGTAGCTTTTGTGAGAGGAGTATTTTACGAATTCTTAGCTATATTTTGAAGATACAGCTATTTGGCACCATCGCTTCAAAAGTTCAGTACACCCACGTATGAAGTACGATGTTCATTGTCTTCAAAACCACTGATTTTTTAAGATCTTAAAAGAACATAGATGAGCCATCACATAAGCATACATTTCagatttttcaaaaccatggttATTTCAGAATTCCAAATTCAAATTCGgctgagaaaaaaaatattataaatgagGGCTCTTGATGTGCTCAGCAA
This genomic interval from Humulus lupulus chromosome 8, drHumLupu1.1, whole genome shotgun sequence contains the following:
- the LOC133796987 gene encoding omega-hydroxypalmitate O-feruloyl transferase codes for the protein MAPPWVQELHFPHLNIPITIHHISPVLPAGPIPVTFGQTLYLSNLDDMIGSRVFTPTIYFYPSDHNKPVMQTLCSALSSVLVPYYPLSGRLRETENGKLEVYFGQEQGALMVEARSEMALAQLGDLTVPNPAWTPLIFRFPDEEPYKVLDMPLVIAQVTQFSCGGFSIGLRLCHCLCDGVGAMQFINSWAETAKKGKLVTNPEPCWDREFFKPREPPLIKFPHVEFMRVDDGSSLTTTISQDKAIQKCYRISHGFQSRLKTLAQTRESSLCSTFDAMAAHIWRSWVKALDVRPMDYKLRLTFSVNARPKLKNTPLKEGFYGNVVCVACTTSTVSKLVTGSFVETALSIGEARRGISEEYLRSTIDYVEVSRPRRLEFGGKLTITQWTRFSLYESADFGWGRPVYAGPIDLTPTPQVCVFLPEGKANLSGSNGAMIVCICLPEYAIYKFTKLLNMENI